One window of the Macaca thibetana thibetana isolate TM-01 chromosome 1, ASM2454274v1, whole genome shotgun sequence genome contains the following:
- the LOC126943438 gene encoding LOW QUALITY PROTEIN: olfactory receptor 2T29-like (The sequence of the model RefSeq protein was modified relative to this genomic sequence to represent the inferred CDS: inserted 1 base in 1 codon), which produces MANTTWMANHTGWSDFILMGLFRPSKHPALLCVVIFVVFLMALSGNAVLNLLIHCDAHLHTPMYFFISQLSLMDMVYISVTVPKMLLDQVMGVNQLSAPECGMQMFLYVTLVGSEFFLLAAMAYDRYVAICHPLRYPVLMTHRVCLFLASGCWLLGSVDGFMLTPITMTFPFCRSREIDHFFCEVPAVLTVLSCLDTSLYETLMYLCCVLMLLIXVMVISSSYLLNLLTIHRMNSAEGRKKAFATCSSHLTVVILFYGAAIYTYMLPSSFHTPEKDMMVSVFYTILTPVLNPLIYSLRNKDVMGALKKMLTVRIVL; this is translated from the exons ATGGCCAACACCACCTGGATGGCCAACCACACTGGATGGTCAGATTTCATCCTGATGGGACTCTTCAGACCATCCAAACATCCAGCTCTACTGTGTGTGGtcatttttgtggttttcctgATGGCATTGTCTGGAAATGCTGTCCTGAACCTTCTGATACACTGTGACGCCCACCTCCACACCCCCATGTACTTTTTCATCAGTCAGTTGTCTCTCATGGACATGGTGTACATTTCTGTCACTGTGCCCAAGATGCTCCTGGACCAGGTCATGGGTGTGAATCAGCTCTCAGCCCCTGAGTGTGGGATGCAGATGTTCCTCTATGTGACACTAGTAGGTTCGGAATTTTTCCTTTTAGCTGCCATGGCCTATGACCGCTACGTGGCCATCTGCCATCCTCTCCGTTACCCTGTCCTCATGACCCATAGGGTGTGTCTCTTCCTGGCCTCGGGCTGCTGGCTCCTGGGCTCAGTGGATGGCTTCATGCTCACTCCCATCACCATGACCTTCCCCTTCTGCAGATCCCGGGAGATTGATCATTTCTTCTGTGAAGTTCCTGCTGTATTAACGGTCCTGTCCTGCTTGGACACCTCCCTCTATGAGACCCTCATGTACCTATGCTGTGTTCTCATGCTCCTCA CTGTGATGGTCATTTCAAGCTCCTATTTACTTAACCTTCTCACCATCCACAGGATGAACTCAGCAGAGGGCCGGAAGAAGGCCTTTGCCACCTGCTCTTCCCACCTGACTGTGGTCATCCTCTTCTATGGGGCTGCCATCTACACCTACATGCTCCCCAGCTCCTTCCACACCCCTGAGAAGGACATGATGGTATCTGTCTTCTATACCATCCTCACTCCAGTGCTGAACCCTTTAATCTATAGTCTTAGGAATAAGGATGTCATGGGGGCTCTGAAGAAAATGTTAACTGTGAGAATTGTTCTTTAG